GACCCCAGGGGGGTGCGGGACCCCAGGCTCTGTGCGATGGCGTTAAGGCACCGCTCCTGCAGCGAGACCAGGCGGGTGGTGCGCACTCCCAGCTGAACCTCGGTCTCCGGGGCCGTGGAGCTGACCAATGGAAACAGAGGAGCTCCCACCTGCGATGGGAACCAAGAGAGGGAAGCAACGACATCGGTCCCTGGTAGGAAACTCAAAAGTGACAAGAAAAGACTCTCGGCGCAAATTTATCACAGTTCTGCAGCTTGTCAGATTTTTTACTGCCCATGCAGCTGAGGGGTTTGGTTTCTACCAAGATAAGGTACCTTCTGGGGTGGTCAAATGAAGCATGCATAGAATCCTAATAGTTTTGAGATGTTagaccacaaaaacacaaatgagcaATTATTGGTGACTCCTGACGGTTTGCAGCATGACTGGCTTCAGTGATTGCACCAATTATTTCCCCACTTGGAAAACTTCATTCAAACTTTAAATAACCTCTAGATTTGAAACTTTCATTGAATGGAAAGGCAACCTCGCCTTCTGTCATTTCTGACTACTACTCAAAATTTCACACAGTGCTCAGGGATGTCATTTTCCCTCCTGAAATTCCCCgattaatcaggaaatactGATTTTCAGACCCTCAATGTCCCAACCAGAGGCAGAGGAACGGAGAACTTTGCCACTGTTTACCAGCAAACACTGTTGGCCTCCATTTTGGGTCCGGAAAACCTTACATGTCGTGATTTAATCGTGTAAATATGCCACCTCCCCGAATGCAGATTTGGTAGCgatttttccccccacccctcccgtgCTTCCTCCCACCTCATGCAGTCCAGAGAAAGCTGGTCCCAGGCTGAGGCCGTTTTGATAGAACCCCAGCGTGCCTGCGTCCAGGTTGAGGAGCACGCCGATGACGGTCATCTTGTCGTAGAAGGGCTCGGTGTACTTCCTGCTCCGCCCGCCGTGCCAGAGGACGCCCTTGTACGACAGGCCCCAGCTCTCCTCGTCCATCCCTGCAGAGGTGCAGCAGAGACCCTTTACACGCCGCGTAAGAGCAACCGCGGCAGCATCGATGCAAAACGACACACACTGCAACAGCTGGGCCCAGACACAGGCCAAGCCCAGACACCCccaccaaaaaacacaagctgGGCCCAGACACAGGCCAAGCCCAGACACCCCCACCAAAAGAACACAAGCTGGGCCCAAACACCCCtaccaaaaaacacaagccgGGCCCAGACACAGGCCATGctcaggcacccccccccccccccaccccccccaaaaaacacaagctGGGCCCAGACACAGGCCAAGCCCAGACACCCccaccaaaaaacacaagctgGGCCCAGACACAGGCCAAGCCCAGACACCCccaccaaaaaacacaagctgGGCCCAGACACAGGCCAAGCCCAGACACCCCtaccaaaaaacacaagctgGGCCCAGACACAGGCCATGCCCAGAGACCCCCACCAAATAACACAAGCTGGGCCCTGACACAGGCCATGCCCAGACACCCCtaccaaaaaacacaagccgGGCCCAGACACAGGCCAAGctcaggc
Above is a genomic segment from Anguilla rostrata isolate EN2019 chromosome 16, ASM1855537v3, whole genome shotgun sequence containing:
- the si:dkey-23n7.10 gene encoding SPRY domain-containing SOCS box protein 3 isoform X2, with the protein product MSYFPMSLRGCHSWEHWEWDASSKSPAAQLSPCRQAVYFHTNMLLESEGTAGVRGTKGMDEESWGLSYKGVLWHGGRSRKYTEPFYDKMTVIGVLLNLDAGTLGFYQNGLSLGPAFSGLHEVGAPLFPLVSSTAPETEVQLGVRTTRLVSLQERCLNAIAQSLGSRTPLGSRGPQDSLPLPPSLRDRLGTRLLPPLL